From Synoicihabitans lomoniglobus, the proteins below share one genomic window:
- a CDS encoding sulfatase-like hydrolase/transferase gives MFSIRSSFSIYRLLLASALVCAVTTRAVAQTGADNRPNVLFIYTDDQSHRTLSSYLEEGARPWVKTPNIDRLAIEGVRFSMAYGASWCAPSRAIVLTGQQPHAIQGVDLNRDPHSPRAWATMSDGWDPAVARMWPRELREAGYETAMIGKWHVGQNAGHGDLWDHSVVWDQNTPQGDWYNNQSLSVDGAPAEVVPGYSTFVYTDFAEDYMRRDHDKPWLMWLCYNAPHLPNTVHADAKDHYRDVEVAIPEDWYGPRVGKPTYMRTLTMFEPDIEGRPRYGHRSVRLEDLIVGYNRLVVSLDEAIGRLYKTLEETGQLDNTVIVFTSDQGFAWGERGYAWKVGPYDACLRMPLIVRYPGEARAGGVVRSPVGIMDVVPTILSYTGVEVDWPLHGRNLRPALRDPAAGVPGRVLTEHFLSSFGDQIQTAVTDENNFTRTIPWWLAVSEGDLKYIRSLVPDEIEELYDVRADPDEQRNLALESAHRADLLRMRAALLEELEATDAHFIATLPAPREVTLH, from the coding sequence ATGTTTTCGATTCGATCCTCTTTCTCTATTTACCGACTTTTGCTGGCCTCGGCATTGGTCTGCGCGGTGACCACTCGCGCCGTCGCGCAGACCGGTGCTGATAACCGGCCCAACGTCCTGTTTATTTACACCGATGACCAGAGCCACCGCACGCTGTCGTCCTACCTGGAGGAGGGCGCGCGGCCGTGGGTAAAGACGCCAAACATCGACCGGCTGGCGATCGAAGGCGTGCGTTTTTCAATGGCTTACGGAGCGTCCTGGTGTGCGCCAAGTCGGGCGATCGTGCTCACTGGTCAGCAGCCGCACGCCATCCAGGGCGTCGATCTCAATCGTGATCCGCATTCGCCGCGAGCATGGGCGACCATGAGCGACGGATGGGATCCGGCGGTCGCTCGCATGTGGCCGCGCGAGCTCCGTGAAGCCGGCTACGAAACGGCGATGATCGGCAAGTGGCACGTGGGCCAAAACGCCGGGCATGGTGACCTCTGGGACCATTCGGTGGTGTGGGACCAAAACACGCCCCAGGGAGATTGGTATAATAACCAGTCCCTCAGCGTCGACGGAGCTCCGGCGGAGGTGGTTCCGGGGTATTCAACTTTTGTCTACACCGACTTTGCGGAGGACTACATGCGGCGGGATCACGACAAGCCCTGGCTGATGTGGCTGTGCTACAACGCCCCGCATCTCCCCAACACGGTGCACGCCGACGCGAAGGATCACTATCGGGATGTGGAGGTCGCGATTCCGGAGGACTGGTATGGACCGCGGGTCGGCAAGCCGACCTACATGCGCACGCTGACCATGTTCGAACCCGATATTGAAGGACGTCCGCGTTACGGGCACCGCTCCGTGCGCTTGGAAGACCTGATTGTCGGCTACAACCGACTCGTGGTCAGTCTCGATGAAGCGATCGGTCGTTTGTATAAGACGCTCGAGGAGACGGGCCAACTCGACAACACGGTCATCGTTTTCACGTCCGACCAAGGTTTCGCCTGGGGCGAGCGCGGTTACGCGTGGAAGGTGGGTCCCTACGATGCCTGCCTGCGCATGCCGCTGATTGTGCGTTATCCGGGGGAAGCTCGCGCGGGTGGCGTGGTGCGCAGTCCCGTGGGCATCATGGATGTCGTGCCGACAATTCTCAGCTATACTGGCGTGGAGGTCGATTGGCCGTTGCACGGTCGCAACCTGCGTCCCGCTTTGCGCGATCCCGCGGCCGGTGTTCCGGGGCGCGTGCTGACCGAGCATTTCCTGTCGAGTTTCGGCGATCAGATTCAAACGGCGGTGACCGATGAGAACAACTTCACCCGCACCATCCCGTGGTGGCTGGCTGTCTCGGAAGGCGATCTCAAATACATCCGCTCGCTGGTGCCGGACGAGATCGAGGAGCTCTACGATGTGAGGGCTGATCCCGACGAACAACGCAATCTCGCGCTGGAGTCCGCTCATCGCGCCGACCTGCTCCGCATGCGGGCGGCGCTGTTGGAGGAACTCGAAGCCACCGACGCCCACTTTATCGCCACCTTGCCTGCGCCCCGGGAAGTGACCCTGCACTGA
- a CDS encoding sulfatase-like hydrolase/transferase, producing MHLILPRLTLLRLLVTALVAWAAGARVVAQTGVDDRPNVLFIYTDDQSMRTLGCYLEEGAQPWAQTPHIDRLAKEGVRFSNAYGASWCVPSRAVVLTGQQPHAIQGLDLNRDMSSRRPWATLEAGWNAESTNMWPRELREAGYETAMIGKWHTGQNSGHGDLWDHSVVWDQNTPTGDWYNGQSLSVDGAPAEVVPGYSTFVYTDFAEDYIRRDHDKPWLLWLCYNAPHLPNTVHPDAQGTYRDAEVEIPEDWYGPRVGKPAYMRTLTMYRPDIEGSPRYHYPNRSYSLKEMITNYHELVVSLDEAIGRLYATLEETGQLDDTVIVFTSDQGFAWGQHGYAWKVGPYDACLRMPMLVRYPPEAKAGGVVRSPVSIIDVVPTILSLTGLEVDWDLHGRNLRPALNDPAAGVPGRVLTEHFLSNFGDQIQTAVTDDNNFWRTIPWWLSVTEGRLKYIRTLVPNEVEELYDLAADPGEQRNLALEAAHRTDLLRMREALAEELESTNAQFRSSLPAPQEMVLR from the coding sequence ATGCACCTCATCTTACCGCGCCTGACGCTACTTCGACTCCTCGTGACCGCATTGGTGGCCTGGGCTGCGGGCGCTCGTGTGGTGGCACAAACCGGGGTCGATGACCGGCCCAATGTTCTGTTCATCTACACGGACGATCAGAGCATGCGCACCCTGGGTTGTTACCTGGAGGAGGGGGCTCAACCTTGGGCCCAAACTCCCCACATCGACCGCCTCGCCAAGGAGGGCGTGCGTTTTTCCAACGCCTACGGCGCCTCCTGGTGCGTGCCCAGTCGGGCGGTGGTGCTGACGGGTCAGCAACCGCACGCCATTCAGGGCCTCGATTTGAATCGGGACATGAGTTCGCGTCGCCCGTGGGCGACGCTGGAAGCGGGTTGGAACGCAGAGAGCACCAACATGTGGCCGCGGGAACTGCGCGAGGCCGGCTACGAAACCGCTATGATCGGCAAATGGCACACCGGCCAAAACTCCGGACACGGCGACCTGTGGGATCATTCGGTGGTGTGGGATCAGAACACCCCCACCGGAGATTGGTATAACGGTCAGTCGCTGAGCGTCGACGGCGCACCCGCCGAGGTGGTTCCGGGGTATTCAACATTTGTCTACACCGATTTTGCCGAGGACTACATCCGCCGCGATCATGATAAACCGTGGTTGCTCTGGCTGTGTTACAATGCGCCTCATCTGCCGAACACGGTTCACCCTGACGCGCAGGGCACGTATCGGGACGCGGAGGTGGAGATTCCGGAGGATTGGTATGGCCCGCGCGTGGGGAAACCCGCCTACATGCGCACGCTCACGATGTATCGGCCGGATATTGAAGGCAGCCCACGTTACCACTATCCGAACCGCAGCTACAGTTTGAAGGAGATGATCACCAACTACCACGAACTGGTCGTCAGCCTCGATGAAGCGATTGGCCGCTTGTATGCGACGCTGGAGGAGACCGGTCAGCTCGACGATACGGTGATCGTGTTCACGTCTGACCAGGGATTCGCCTGGGGGCAGCATGGTTATGCTTGGAAAGTGGGTCCCTACGACGCCTGTCTGCGCATGCCGATGCTGGTGCGTTATCCGCCGGAAGCGAAAGCGGGCGGGGTGGTTCGCAGTCCCGTCAGCATCATTGATGTGGTGCCCACGATTCTCAGTTTGACCGGCCTGGAGGTGGATTGGGATCTGCACGGTCGCAACCTCCGTCCAGCGTTGAATGATCCCGCCGCGGGGGTGCCCGGTCGGGTGCTGACCGAACATTTCCTATCCAACTTCGGTGATCAGATCCAAACGGCGGTGACGGATGATAACAACTTTTGGCGCACCATTCCGTGGTGGCTTTCGGTGACGGAAGGTCGGCTCAAATACATCCGCACGCTCGTGCCCAACGAAGTGGAGGAACTCTACGACTTGGCCGCCGATCCCGGCGAGCAGCGCAACCTGGCCTTGGAAGCCGCTCATCGGACTGATCTGCTTCGCATGCGCGAAGCGTTGGCGGAGGAATTGGAGTCCACCAATGCCCAGTTCCGGTCCTCCCTGCCGGCTCCACAAGAAATGGTGCTCCGCTGA
- a CDS encoding sugar phosphate isomerase/epimerase family protein: MRPVTLFTGQWADLSLEQLAPLAQKMGYDGLELACWGDHFDVDTLDAKAIKSKWELLADHGLQCFAVSNHLVGQAVCDLIDDRHQAILSPQVWGDGDPEGVRRRAAKQLIKTARVARRFFDAQPGAVKGRTFAVNGFTGSSIWHSLYAFPPTSAAYWQAGFDDFAKRFGPIMDAFDKLNANFGLEVHPTEIAFDIASAQQALAAIKHHPRFGFNYDPSHLGYQGVDYVKFIRDFADRIFHVHMKDVWWDHGNGDAGVFGGHTSFGDPRRFWDFRSVGRGDINFEEIIVALNDIGYAGPLSIEWEDIRMDREHGATESAAFTRQIDFSPSGVAFDAAFDKENQ; encoded by the coding sequence ATGCGCCCTGTCACCCTGTTCACCGGCCAATGGGCCGACCTTTCCCTCGAACAACTCGCCCCGCTCGCCCAAAAAATGGGCTACGACGGACTCGAACTCGCCTGCTGGGGCGACCATTTCGATGTCGATACGCTCGACGCCAAAGCGATCAAATCCAAGTGGGAGCTGCTCGCCGATCATGGGCTGCAATGTTTCGCGGTCTCCAATCACTTGGTTGGGCAGGCGGTGTGCGACCTGATCGACGACCGTCACCAAGCCATCTTATCGCCGCAGGTCTGGGGCGATGGCGATCCCGAAGGCGTGCGCCGACGGGCCGCCAAGCAGCTCATCAAAACCGCGCGGGTCGCCCGACGGTTTTTTGATGCGCAACCGGGAGCGGTGAAAGGGCGCACCTTCGCCGTCAACGGCTTCACTGGCTCCTCGATCTGGCATTCGCTCTACGCGTTTCCGCCGACCTCCGCCGCTTACTGGCAGGCCGGGTTCGATGACTTCGCGAAACGTTTTGGGCCGATCATGGACGCCTTTGACAAGCTGAACGCCAACTTTGGTCTGGAGGTGCACCCGACCGAGATCGCCTTCGACATTGCCAGCGCCCAACAGGCTTTGGCCGCGATCAAGCACCACCCGCGCTTCGGCTTCAATTACGACCCGTCGCATCTCGGGTATCAGGGGGTCGACTACGTGAAGTTCATCCGCGACTTTGCGGACCGCATTTTCCACGTGCACATGAAGGATGTGTGGTGGGATCACGGCAACGGCGATGCCGGCGTCTTTGGCGGGCACACCAGCTTTGGCGATCCGCGTCGTTTCTGGGATTTCCGCTCGGTGGGACGGGGCGACATCAACTTCGAGGAGATCATCGTCGCGCTCAACGACATCGGTTACGCCGGTCCGCTTTCGATCGAATGGGAGGATATCCGCATGGACCGCGAGCACGGCGCGACGGAGTCCGCCGCGTTCACCCGTCAGATCGACTTTTCACCCAGTGGAGTGGCCTTTGACGCCGCCTTCGATAAAGAGAACCAGTGA
- a CDS encoding TIM barrel protein codes for MSSPTQYRFSFGPWNISEGADPFGPPVRDAFPHEEKFALYKPMGFDGVQFHDDDVVPGLESLSAGQIENKADEVATMLRNQGLEAEFVAPRMWFAAETVDGGYTSNCAADREMAWERTKRSVDIARILGSKAVVLWLAREGTYIREAKNARVAYERILELIDKVLDYDPEIEVWIEPKPNEPTDVAYVPTTGHAIALSRASRDHQRVKVIIESAHAMLAGLDASDEMAFALAHDKLGSVHLNDQNGLKYDQDKNFGSANLRSAFDQVLVLEEAGYGGNGEFIGLDVKAMRTQPGLPVLDHLKNTREYFELLLDKVRSYDLTKVEAFRDDRDYEGLERYTLRHLLGCT; via the coding sequence ATGAGTTCACCCACCCAATATCGATTCTCGTTCGGTCCGTGGAACATCAGCGAAGGTGCCGACCCGTTTGGTCCGCCGGTGCGCGATGCGTTTCCCCACGAAGAAAAATTTGCGCTCTACAAACCGATGGGTTTCGACGGCGTGCAGTTTCATGACGACGACGTTGTGCCTGGCTTGGAGTCGCTTTCGGCCGGCCAGATTGAAAACAAGGCCGACGAAGTGGCCACCATGTTGCGCAACCAAGGCTTGGAGGCGGAATTCGTCGCGCCGCGGATGTGGTTTGCGGCGGAAACGGTCGACGGCGGTTATACCTCCAACTGCGCCGCGGACCGCGAGATGGCGTGGGAGCGGACCAAACGTTCAGTGGATATCGCCCGCATTCTCGGTTCCAAGGCCGTTGTGCTGTGGTTGGCCCGTGAGGGCACCTACATTCGTGAAGCCAAAAATGCCCGCGTGGCTTATGAACGCATCCTCGAATTGATCGACAAGGTGCTCGATTATGATCCCGAAATCGAAGTTTGGATCGAGCCCAAGCCGAATGAGCCGACCGACGTCGCTTATGTGCCGACGACGGGCCACGCGATCGCCCTGTCCCGGGCTTCGCGCGATCACCAGCGCGTGAAAGTGATCATCGAAAGTGCGCACGCCATGCTTGCCGGGTTGGATGCCAGCGATGAGATGGCGTTCGCCTTGGCGCACGACAAACTCGGCAGCGTGCACCTGAACGATCAGAACGGCCTCAAATACGATCAGGACAAAAATTTTGGCAGCGCGAATCTCCGCTCGGCCTTTGATCAAGTCCTCGTCCTGGAGGAAGCGGGTTACGGCGGGAACGGTGAATTCATCGGCCTGGACGTGAAAGCCATGCGCACGCAGCCGGGTCTGCCGGTGTTGGATCATCTCAAGAACACGCGCGAGTATTTTGAACTCCTTTTGGACAAGGTGCGTTCCTACGACCTCACCAAGGTCGAAGCCTTTCGTGATGACCGGGATTACGAAGGACTCGAACGCTACACGCTCCGTCATCTTTTGGGCTGCACGTAA
- a CDS encoding helix-turn-helix domain-containing protein, with translation MQAHRELIRLQENETFRVLRWNRSVVSVDVIFGRDRFTQLHGQGDHWHYHPALELTLIQSGKGTRLVGDDIDLFESGDLVLIGPNVPHYWHMRGNSSGLALQWDFPSEHGIWNFPEVARLRDLTDAARRGVQLVGNTALRVRQAMEEIVRAEGLTRLGIFLKILGMLVECSNKDRQLLSDQPFSISSNAQTQEIIQRAVSYILAHHREPMALNDLLELTGMSRATFARQFLLHAGKPFSTFRNQVRLQAVCHALKETNEPVSNIALDHGFNQLSFFNRLFNREFGMNPSTYRRRHRSGLPLS, from the coding sequence ATGCAAGCCCATCGCGAACTCATTCGACTGCAGGAGAACGAAACGTTCCGCGTTCTCCGTTGGAACCGCTCGGTCGTCTCGGTCGACGTGATCTTTGGCCGCGACCGCTTCACCCAATTGCACGGCCAGGGCGACCACTGGCACTACCACCCCGCCCTCGAACTGACTCTCATCCAATCCGGCAAGGGCACGCGCCTGGTCGGGGACGACATCGATCTGTTCGAGTCGGGCGACCTCGTGCTCATCGGCCCCAACGTGCCGCACTATTGGCATATGCGCGGCAACTCCTCGGGCCTGGCGCTGCAGTGGGATTTCCCTAGCGAGCACGGGATTTGGAATTTCCCGGAAGTCGCGCGGCTCCGCGACCTGACTGATGCCGCTCGCCGTGGCGTGCAGCTCGTCGGAAACACCGCTCTGCGGGTCCGTCAGGCCATGGAAGAAATTGTGCGGGCGGAGGGGCTTACCCGCCTGGGCATTTTTCTCAAGATTCTGGGCATGCTGGTGGAGTGCTCCAACAAAGATCGGCAACTGCTCTCCGACCAACCGTTCTCTATTTCGAGCAACGCCCAGACCCAGGAAATCATTCAACGCGCAGTCAGTTACATTCTGGCTCACCATCGCGAGCCCATGGCCCTCAATGATCTGCTCGAACTCACAGGGATGAGTCGCGCCACCTTTGCCCGCCAGTTTCTACTGCACGCCGGCAAACCGTTTTCCACGTTTCGCAATCAGGTTCGCCTGCAAGCGGTCTGCCACGCGTTGAAAGAAACCAACGAACCGGTCAGCAACATCGCACTCGACCATGGGTTCAATCAGCTGTCGTTTTTCAACCGCCTTTTCAACCGTGAGTTCGGCATGAACCCCAGCACCTACCGCCGTCGCCATCGCAGCGGCCTGCCGCTCTCCTAG
- a CDS encoding class I fructose-bisphosphate aldolase: MKPLRLQRLFNCRSNRCFDVAVDHGFFNQPGFLTGIENMPKTIATLVEAGPDAIQLTVGQARHLTRSFGRPPPSLVLRTDAANIYGKELPEARFSIMIEEAILQAVRLDAACVCVNLFQIPGAPDMHRDCVRNITKLKVEADHYGMPMMVEPLVFAPNAEAGGYMVDGDVVKIKHLVRQAVELGADVIKADPTADVENYHEVIEVAGDIPVLVRGGGRVSDREILDRTRKILAQGASGIVYGRNVIQHESPHGITRALMAVVHENATVEDALALIKSAV, encoded by the coding sequence ATGAAACCACTCCGCCTCCAACGCCTTTTCAACTGCCGCTCCAACCGCTGCTTCGACGTCGCCGTCGACCACGGTTTCTTTAATCAGCCCGGTTTTCTGACCGGCATCGAGAACATGCCGAAGACCATCGCCACGTTGGTGGAAGCCGGCCCGGATGCGATCCAGCTCACCGTCGGCCAGGCCCGACATCTCACGCGCTCGTTCGGCCGCCCCCCTCCCAGCCTCGTGCTGCGCACCGACGCGGCCAACATCTACGGCAAGGAACTGCCCGAAGCCCGCTTCAGCATCATGATCGAGGAGGCCATCCTCCAAGCCGTGCGCCTGGACGCCGCCTGCGTTTGCGTGAACCTGTTCCAAATTCCCGGCGCCCCCGATATGCACCGCGACTGCGTGCGCAACATCACCAAGCTCAAGGTCGAGGCCGACCACTACGGCATGCCCATGATGGTGGAGCCGCTCGTTTTTGCCCCCAACGCCGAGGCCGGTGGTTACATGGTCGACGGCGATGTGGTGAAAATCAAACACCTCGTCCGCCAGGCCGTGGAACTCGGGGCCGATGTCATCAAGGCCGATCCCACTGCCGACGTCGAAAACTACCATGAGGTCATCGAAGTCGCCGGCGACATTCCCGTATTGGTGCGGGGCGGCGGCCGCGTGAGCGATCGGGAGATCCTCGACCGCACCCGGAAAATTCTGGCGCAGGGCGCGTCCGGCATCGTTTACGGCCGCAACGTGATTCAGCACGAATCGCCTCACGGCATCACCCGCGCCCTCATGGCCGTGGTGCACGAAAACGCGACGGTCGAGGACGCCCTCGCTCTCATCAAATCCGCCGTTTAA
- a CDS encoding Gfo/Idh/MocA family protein, which translates to MKTVNIGIIGGGLMGREMASAFARWCAFTDLNVRPQLVAVADLNPDTVAWFEQIPSCRQRVTDYAELLANPEVDVVYVAVPHMLHEKIYLDVLAAGKDLLAEKPFGIDLAAARRIAAAAESSGRFVRCSSEMPFFPGAQRALQAARSGKLGRVLEVVSGFHHSSDLDPDKAANWKRRSETCGEVGVLGDLGMHACHLPLRLGWKPTRLFAQLQKGYPERPDGRGGRAACDTWDNALLNSWVNIDGHETPLRFEMKRLAPGATNSWFIEILGTDGGVRFTTAEPKTLWSFSRDKEQWWSRTELGFSTPFKTVTGGIFEPGFPDVIQQMWAAYLAERDGSLGARFGCATPAEAIASHEIFAAALTSHANQSVQCL; encoded by the coding sequence ATGAAAACCGTGAACATTGGCATCATCGGCGGTGGCCTCATGGGGCGTGAAATGGCCAGCGCGTTCGCCCGCTGGTGCGCCTTTACCGATTTAAACGTGCGCCCCCAATTGGTCGCTGTCGCCGACCTCAATCCCGATACGGTCGCGTGGTTCGAACAGATCCCCAGCTGTCGGCAACGGGTGACCGACTACGCCGAGCTCCTCGCCAACCCCGAGGTCGATGTCGTCTACGTCGCCGTGCCCCACATGCTGCACGAGAAGATTTACCTCGATGTGCTCGCCGCCGGCAAAGACCTGTTGGCCGAGAAACCCTTCGGTATCGACCTCGCCGCCGCACGTCGTATCGCCGCCGCCGCGGAATCCAGCGGACGCTTCGTGCGCTGCAGTTCCGAAATGCCGTTCTTCCCCGGCGCCCAACGCGCCCTGCAAGCCGCCCGCAGCGGCAAACTCGGACGCGTGCTGGAGGTCGTGTCCGGCTTCCATCACAGCAGCGATCTCGATCCCGACAAAGCGGCCAACTGGAAACGCCGGAGTGAAACGTGTGGTGAGGTTGGCGTGCTCGGCGACCTCGGCATGCACGCCTGCCACCTCCCCTTGCGTCTGGGCTGGAAACCGACCCGCCTCTTTGCCCAACTGCAAAAAGGGTATCCCGAACGACCCGATGGTCGCGGTGGTCGCGCGGCCTGCGACACGTGGGACAACGCTTTGCTGAACTCCTGGGTGAACATCGACGGCCACGAAACCCCGTTGCGCTTCGAAATGAAACGGCTCGCGCCCGGTGCGACCAATTCGTGGTTCATTGAAATTCTCGGCACCGACGGCGGGGTGCGCTTCACTACGGCGGAACCGAAAACCCTGTGGTCCTTCTCCCGCGACAAAGAGCAATGGTGGTCGCGCACCGAACTCGGCTTCAGCACGCCCTTCAAGACCGTGACCGGCGGCATCTTCGAGCCGGGTTTCCCTGATGTTATTCAACAGATGTGGGCGGCTTACCTCGCCGAACGCGACGGCAGTTTGGGCGCCCGCTTCGGTTGCGCCACTCCCGCCGAGGCCATCGCCTCGCACGAGATTTTCGCCGCTGCCCTCACCTCCCACGCCAACCAGTCGGTGCAATGCCTGTAG
- a CDS encoding carbohydrate kinase family protein has translation MPVAPEPTAGGLERRGVIAGGNFIVDTIISIDDYPREEMLANIIDESPSNGGGPYNVLRDLAALKSPFPLEAVGLVGDDDNGRWIIDDCAQHGISTDRLRVVTTAPTSHTHVMTAQTTGRRTFFHHRGANRLLSPRHFDFAHSSARIFYLGYLMLLDQLDQRDDTGRTGASHVLEAAQAAGLTTVVDLVSVEAPDFRATVAAALPWIDHLIINELEASRFLGRALENDDASALENAAQQILADGVRVAVVIHTPSGAIVASRREGSHSLGSLDLDPTLFRGANGAGDGFAAGYIHGLHEDLPISERLLLANCTAAASLSDPSPSAGVRPSAACLQLAERYGLREWGEGARPVSARQG, from the coding sequence ATGCCTGTAGCACCGGAGCCCACCGCCGGCGGCCTCGAACGTCGCGGCGTAATCGCCGGGGGCAATTTCATTGTCGATACTATCATCAGTATCGATGACTACCCTCGCGAGGAGATGCTCGCCAACATCATCGACGAGTCCCCTTCCAACGGCGGGGGACCCTACAATGTTCTCCGCGACCTCGCCGCACTTAAAAGTCCATTCCCCCTCGAAGCAGTGGGCTTGGTCGGCGATGATGATAACGGCCGCTGGATCATCGACGACTGCGCGCAGCACGGCATCTCCACCGACCGGCTGCGGGTCGTGACCACCGCCCCGACCTCTCACACCCACGTCATGACCGCGCAAACGACGGGCCGTCGCACGTTCTTTCATCACCGCGGGGCCAACCGACTGCTCTCGCCGCGGCACTTCGACTTCGCCCACTCGTCCGCCCGCATCTTTTATCTGGGTTACCTGATGCTCCTGGACCAGCTCGACCAACGCGACGACACCGGTCGCACCGGCGCGTCCCATGTTCTCGAAGCCGCACAGGCCGCCGGACTCACCACCGTAGTCGATCTCGTGAGCGTGGAAGCTCCCGACTTTCGCGCCACCGTCGCCGCCGCCCTGCCTTGGATTGATCACCTCATTATCAATGAACTGGAGGCCTCCCGCTTCCTCGGGCGGGCCCTCGAAAACGACGATGCCTCTGCCCTGGAAAACGCCGCCCAACAGATCCTCGCCGACGGCGTGCGGGTCGCGGTGGTGATCCACACGCCGAGCGGGGCCATCGTCGCCAGCCGCCGCGAAGGTTCGCACAGCCTCGGTTCGCTGGACCTCGATCCGACCTTGTTTCGAGGAGCCAACGGAGCCGGTGACGGCTTCGCCGCCGGATACATCCACGGTTTGCACGAGGATCTTCCCATTTCCGAGCGTCTGCTGCTCGCCAATTGCACCGCCGCAGCCTCGCTGAGCGACCCGTCCCCGTCTGCCGGCGTTCGGCCCTCCGCCGCATGCCTGCAACTGGCCGAACGCTACGGCCTGCGCGAATGGGGGGAGGGCGCCCGACCCGTTTCCGCCCGCCAGGGCTAA
- a CDS encoding SDR family NAD(P)-dependent oxidoreductase yields MSKPTAQRITLITGAASGIGESTTRRFATEGDHIWAIDHDADKLRDLTSYVNDHGGRLTPVCLDLDDPLAIARFSEDFHRQHPAGADVLINNAGIGAVGTILQTEAADLDRLYRVNVRAPYQLSQLFLPAMVKRRRGAVINVASLGGLMGLRDRAAYCTTKFAVVGLTKSMALDHAVDQVRINCVCPARVETPFVTARIQEYPDPAEAYRQMSATQPIGRMARPEEIAAAMLYLASDDAAFITGSALVIDGGMSAGI; encoded by the coding sequence ATGAGCAAACCGACCGCCCAGCGCATCACGCTCATCACCGGGGCCGCCTCCGGTATTGGTGAATCCACTACGCGACGTTTCGCCACCGAAGGTGACCACATCTGGGCGATCGACCACGACGCCGACAAGCTCCGCGATCTGACGAGCTACGTAAACGACCACGGGGGGCGACTCACTCCTGTCTGCCTTGACCTTGACGACCCGTTGGCCATCGCGCGTTTCAGTGAAGACTTCCATCGCCAGCACCCCGCAGGGGCGGATGTGCTGATCAACAACGCGGGCATCGGGGCCGTTGGCACCATCCTGCAAACCGAGGCGGCCGACCTCGACCGGCTCTACCGGGTCAACGTGCGCGCGCCCTACCAACTCAGTCAACTATTCCTGCCTGCCATGGTGAAACGACGGCGCGGTGCCGTGATCAATGTCGCCTCCCTGGGCGGATTAATGGGCCTGCGTGATCGGGCGGCTTATTGCACCACCAAGTTCGCCGTCGTCGGACTGACCAAGTCCATGGCTCTCGACCACGCCGTCGACCAAGTCCGGATCAACTGCGTCTGCCCCGCCCGGGTGGAAACGCCCTTCGTCACGGCCCGGATTCAGGAATACCCCGATCCCGCCGAAGCCTATCGGCAAATGAGTGCCACCCAGCCCATCGGACGCATGGCCCGCCCCGAAGAAATCGCGGCCGCCATGCTCTATCTGGCCAGTGACGATGCCGCTTTCATCACCGGCTCCGCCCTCGTCATCGACGGCGGCATGAGCGCCGGAATCTAA
- a CDS encoding fumarylacetoacetate hydrolase family protein, whose product MKIIRYRDFQDTIKFGCIGADGSEQRLDGDLFKGLSATGETAHVKTLLAPIDPVAVFGIGLNYRQHATESGMSAPAEPVVFMKPPSALQRPGGPIEIPRQAASHEVDYEVELAVVIGRPAKNVTVEKALNYVLGYTCANDVSARDWQIKRGGGQWCRGKMFDTFLPLGPSLVTTDELPDPQDLKLRSRVNGQIRQDWTTADMIFDVATLISFLSASSTLHPGTVILTGTPHGVGMGFQPPRWLKPHDRVEVEIDGIGTLTNPVVLEPRTEPASTR is encoded by the coding sequence ATGAAAATCATCCGTTATCGCGACTTCCAGGACACCATCAAATTCGGTTGCATCGGCGCCGACGGTTCCGAGCAGCGCCTCGACGGCGATCTGTTCAAGGGCCTGAGCGCCACCGGTGAAACCGCTCACGTAAAAACGCTGCTGGCCCCGATCGATCCGGTCGCGGTCTTCGGCATCGGACTCAACTACCGTCAACACGCCACCGAATCCGGCATGTCCGCTCCGGCCGAACCGGTGGTATTCATGAAACCACCCAGCGCGCTCCAGCGTCCCGGAGGTCCCATCGAAATCCCCCGCCAAGCGGCCAGCCACGAGGTGGACTACGAAGTCGAACTCGCCGTGGTGATTGGCAGGCCCGCCAAAAACGTCACGGTTGAAAAAGCCCTCAATTACGTGCTGGGCTATACCTGCGCCAACGACGTCAGCGCCCGCGATTGGCAAATCAAACGCGGTGGCGGTCAGTGGTGCCGCGGCAAGATGTTCGACACGTTTCTGCCGCTCGGTCCTTCGCTCGTGACCACCGACGAGTTGCCCGACCCGCAGGACCTCAAGTTGCGCAGCCGGGTGAACGGCCAGATCCGTCAGGATTGGACCACCGCCGACATGATCTTCGATGTCGCCACGCTCATCAGCTTCCTCAGCGCCAGCAGCACGCTGCACCCGGGCACGGTGATCCTCACCGGCACTCCGCATGGCGTGGGCATGGGCTTTCAACCACCCCGTTGGTTAAAGCCCCACGACCGCGTCGAGGTCGAAATCGACGGCATCGGCACCCTCACCAATCCTGTCGTGCTCGAGCCCCGGACTGAACCGGCCTCCACGCGTTAA